A DNA window from Argiope bruennichi chromosome X2, qqArgBrue1.1, whole genome shotgun sequence contains the following coding sequences:
- the LOC129960338 gene encoding uncharacterized protein LOC129960338, whose translation MWALLKKTKEKVSKVRRLGFNLKEIWEHEYQRMKEKYAVFRDFCNKLDIVERLNPRDAFYGGRTNATKLFFEGETKYIDFTSLYPFVNKYSPYPIGHPEIITSNFGDFSQYFGIVKCSILPPRGLYHPVLPYRSHGKLTFPLCSKCVETQNSICEHDDADRALKGTWVTIEVKKALDVGYKLLKMYEVHHFKEQSTSLFKSYINTFLKTKQEASGWPERCETATERALYIKNYEDHEGVVLDPDQIVKNPGRRQVSKLCLNSFWGRWGMKENKIQTTFVSSLPEFNAILTNTTKEITDIYFPNDSIAVLKWKMKEEFSPQSDQTNIYLAAFTTSHARLKLYHELEKLGESVLYYDMDSIIYASNGKNDPKIGDYLGDFTDELEGDTIVKFVSGGAKNYAYVTKYGKSVCKIRGFSLNCENSLKLNFDSVLKLVRSFDDERITVRNPRKITTDVKAGKIINKIEEKKYRKVYDKRVILDDLNTLPYGY comes from the exons ATGTGGGCTCTTTTGAAGAAAACGAAAGAGAAGGTTTCTAAAGTTAGACGCTTGGGattcaatttgaaagaaatatgggAGCATGAATATCAAAGGATGAAAGAAAAGTATGCTGTTTTTAGagatttctgtaataaattagaTATAGTAGAAAGACTAAATCCTAGGGATGCATTTTACGGAGGCAGGACGAAtgctactaaattattttttgaaggtgAAACTAAATACATAGATTTCACCAGCCTTTATCCCTTCGTGAACAAATATTCTCCCTATCCAATAGGACATCCGGAAATAATAACAAGCAATTTTGGTGATTTTTCTCAGTATTTTGGCATTGTTAAATGCTCCATTTTACCTCCTCGGGGGCTGTATCATCCTGTTCTACCCTATAGATCACATGGGAAATTGACATTCCCTTTATGCTCCAAGTGTGTAGAAACACAAAACAGTATTTGTGAACATGATGATGCAGATCGTGCTTTGAAAGGAACTTGGGTCACAATCGAAGTGAAAAAGGCCTTAGATGTTGGTTATAAACTATTGAAAATGTATGAAGTACACCACTTCAAGGAACAATCAACATCTCTATTCAAATCGTACATCAATAcgtttttaaaaacgaaacagGAAGCTTCAGGATGGCCAGAAAGATGCGAAACAGCTACAGAAAGAGCcctttacataaaaaattacgaAGACCATGAAGGTGTTGTCCTGGATCCAGACCAGATAGTAAAAAACCCAGGAAGACGACAAGTATCCAAACTTTGCCTTAATAGTTTCTGGGGGAGATGGggtatgaaagaaaataaaattcaaaccactTTCGTCTCCTCTCTTCCAGAATTTAATGCAATCCTGACAAATACTACAAAAGAG ataaCTGATATTTATTTCCCGAACGATTCAATTGCTGTTTTAAAATGGAAGATGAAAGAAGAATTTTCTCCACAATCGGatcagacaaatatttatttggcTGCGTTCACAACATCACACGCTCGGCTGAAACTCTATCATGAATTAGAAAAACTAGGAGAATCAGTACTCTATTATGATATGGATAGTATTATTTATGCTTCAAACGGCAAAAATGATCCCAAGATAGGTGATTATCTCGGTGACTTCACAGATGAATTGGAAGGAGATACCATTGTAAAATTTGTATCTG GTGGAGCAAAGAATTATGCATATGTCACGAAATATGGGAAATCTGTATGCAAAATCCGAGGTTTCTCCTTAAATTGCGAAAACAGCCTAAAACTGAATTTTGACAGTGTGCTGAAGCTTGTAAGGTCCTTTGACGACGAAAGGATCACTGTAAGAAATCCACGAAAGATTACAACAGATGTGAAAGCTGGTAAgatcataaataaaatagaagagaaaaaatatagaaaagtgtACGATAAACGTGTAATTCTCGATGACCTGAATACTCTTCCATATGGTTACTAG